The following coding sequences are from one Haploplasma axanthum window:
- a CDS encoding S26 family signal peptidase, which translates to MKENKKSNGSKIISVIGNVIFYTFILVLLLFSIVNLSAKKEDDVPTLFGRGFVTVLSDSMNGDKKDSFKEGALVFVKDLNDDDKKNLKVGDVVVFWGQLSIDDPKLQAHIIHRIIKIEGNNITTQGDSLRNANTTETNDISRIKALATGHVEGLGKPINYLRTSTGFALFILLPLFILLIVQITILVVNVVNRNKERLRIDHEAEKARLKEEILKELKEKQ; encoded by the coding sequence ATGAAAGAGAATAAAAAATCAAACGGAAGCAAGATTATATCAGTTATAGGAAATGTTATATTTTATACATTTATTTTGGTTTTATTACTTTTTTCAATAGTCAATTTGAGTGCGAAAAAGGAAGATGATGTACCAACATTGTTTGGTAGAGGATTTGTTACAGTACTTAGTGATTCGATGAACGGAGATAAGAAAGATTCGTTTAAAGAAGGAGCGTTAGTATTTGTAAAAGATCTAAATGATGATGATAAAAAGAATTTAAAAGTTGGAGATGTTGTTGTTTTTTGGGGACAATTATCGATTGATGATCCAAAATTACAAGCACATATAATTCATAGAATTATTAAAATTGAAGGAAACAATATTACTACACAAGGTGATAGCCTAAGAAATGCAAATACTACAGAAACAAATGATATAAGTAGAATTAAAGCACTTGCGACTGGACATGTTGAAGGATTAGGAAAACCAATTAATTATTTAAGAACATCAACTGGTTTTGCATTATTTATTCTATTACCATTATTTATATTATTAATTGTTCAAATTACAATTTTAGTTGTTAATGTTGTTAATAGAAATAAAGAAAGATTAAGAATTGATCATGAAGCTGAAAAAGCAAGATTAAAAGAAGAAATTTTGAAAGAGTTAAAAGAGAAACAATAA